Genomic window (Lampris incognitus isolate fLamInc1 chromosome 3, fLamInc1.hap2, whole genome shotgun sequence):
GTTGGTGGTATGACCGTACCTACAATCCCCAGTCAAAAATCAGCCAGTATCAGTCTGGCAGTGGGCGTTTATGTCCCAGTATGGGAAGTGGCATCACAAGCAGACCTCACAACACTTACACTTGCCATTTCCACACCAAATCAGTGTTAATTTTGAACCATTTAATTCTGCAGACAGGCCACACTTGGTTTTGTAGAAGACTAATAATTAGTTGGCTGTAGCTACAGCAGAGATTAGTATTTTGGACTTTTAAGTGTTTTGTATCTAATCCTGTTATGATGCATGCAAATTTTCAATAGGCTTATTTTATATGCATACTACTGTAACCCCTCCACCCCAAATTCTGAATTACAATAattttcatcaacaggaacagcAAATACATAGGAATCTGCCAACAGCATAAAGACATAACTAAAAGTTTTACGGTTCAGCCTTACAAGGGTAAATTCATATCCAGTGCAAGAGGACAAATGAATCATTACCTAAGCATAGTGATAGCATCTTCTATTGTTCTGGCCTCGACAGTGCCCTCATCAGGGATGATCCTGTTCACATTTTCTTCCAAGGGAGTCTCCAGGTTGCTCTTTTCTGAGTGAAAACAAGTTTAAAAGGATGATGGTAGGCTGGCTTTGTAGTAATACAGAATGTCCAATTTGGTCTCAGACTCAGTCTCGACCAACAGTCAACAGTACATTAACAACTGTAGTGCCTCTCAGCAAGGTAGTGAACATCTACTTTGCCAGATCTATTTTCCGCTGCTCTAATTAAAATCATCAGCTGAACACCTAAGTGTAAATGTAAGGTGGATGAATTTGCGAGCTATCCTTACATGCCTAGATTTATGGAATAAAGCTCATGAGTGCTGGAAGAAAAACTAAACAGAATGAAATTCATTGACATTTACACGGAAAAGATTTATTTTGTCCTCCCCATTTAAATATTTACGTTATATCCATTTCACAGTATTGTGACACACCAATGGGaacttccattcatccatccattatcttcaccgcttatcctgctctcagggtcacggggatgctggatcctattccagcagtcattgggtgtcaGGCAGGCCGCCACccccccattcattcattcattcattcattcattcattcattcattcattcattcattcattcatacctagggacaatttagcatgaccgattcacctaacttatatgtctttggactgtgggaggaaacccacgcagacatggggagaacatgcaaagtccacacagaggacgacccgggatgacccaccaaggttggactaccctggggatcgaacccaggaccttcttgctgtgaggcgaccgcgctaaccactgcaccaccgtgccgcctccaaATTTAAGTTCCCAATGGGAACTTACATTTTCAAAAACAAATTCAAGGCTGTTAAGCTCTGAAAGCAAGTTTGTGAACTACTGTGATCCATTACATCTCAGATGTTATGAACTGTGTCAAAGGATTGGAGTTCCTTCGGGTAGCAGGCCCGATATACAGCGAACCATAGCCATCCCTTTATGTTGAGGTAACACGCTTGTAATTAGCTGTACGTtataattacattatattattacattacattacagtcatttagccgacgcttttatccaaagtgacttacaataagtgcatttaacatatgaaatcaggagaactactagtcatcagaggtcataagggcaccttctctctaaacaagcatctaagagcaataCAAGTGCTAAAGAAAAAGCGcaagacagagattttttttaaaatgactcTAATCACTTAAGAGTACTAACAAAAATCAAATTGAAATATCAGGCAAGTTAAACCTGCCACTTTAAAGTAGCTAATACGTGTTTTGTTATCTTATTATGGAGATCTGATAATATAACTCAAGCCACAGTCTAGACTGGTGCTTGTGCAAAGATGAAATACTTAGCTTGCCAAGTTGGATGTTAACATAAACACAGTCAAATTGTATCTTACCTCAAAATATAGAAACAAAGCTGACATTTGATCACAAGTGTTTGAGAAGTGATAGACAATAAAGTCGATCAGTATGAAAAACACATGGCATATGTATCTCCCTACATAGTTGCTTATCACTACTCTAGCCAACACACAAGACGAGTCCCGCTGTGTCAGGGCATCTACAACCTGAGCTCTACCTTTCGGTTtgggctgctgttgttgctcaacATGAAGTGTCTCCTCAATTTGGGCACGGGTCACCTTGCCCCCAGAGGTGGCTTCCTTGGTAGATCTGCCCTTCAGCCTAGCATTCTCCTCCTCTAGCAGTCGCTGGTTTTCCTTCTTCCTCTCCAAGGCCTCCAGTCGCTTCTTCTCCTTGTCATCCTGCAAAGGCCAGAGAGCAGAGTTGTGCCACGTTTACAGGTATTTGCTGAGGTTATATGACGTGCTGAAATAGTAAAGTAGCTGAGTCATCTGCCTCTGAAACCACATGTGTGTCAACAAGACCAAATCCTGCCAGAGCTTTTAACTCTTAACTAAAGGCACCCACACACTGTGCAATTTTGGCTGTCTTGTGGCCGTTTTGAGGAAATATTTTCAAGGCTCAGACAACTCATTTGTCTTAAACTATGGTCAGCTGTTTTGGGTCACAGGGTTTAAGGACAGACAACAGCACGCTGATCTGGCTCTGAAGAAGTTCTACCAGTGTCTTAAAATTAGGGCCATGATTGTGTAGTGTGGCAGGGGATATGATGATAAAAACTACATTTATGACACCAACCTGGTGTGTGACCAATAGCAGCATAGTAGAAAATGACATTTTTAACAAAGGGATCACACTACTCGGTAagctctcaccttctctctctcgatGTTTGTGTGTTCAATAATTCTGCTGCTGCGTCATCATGGAAAATCATCTGCTAATTTATAATAACATTGTACAGACAGTTTAATGAAAAATGGCTGGAGATGTTGTTGCTCCGAATTGCAAATCCATGTTGTTCTCTTCTGCCAAGCCAAGACCAGGTCAAAATTcttctcattttcttttttcatCCCTTTCTTTTTTaaaggggcggggggtggggttcTCAAGGCACAAAAAAATTGTCATCATTGATGCAACTACATTTTTTCCATGAGATCATTTGTGTGATGGGCACAGTGGGCTTGCTGTCATCTGACGTAAGTCATTTCTCCGTTCAACTAATCGCACAATTTGACAGTAGTCTCACTCCAATTAACAGACTGACTATAGAGATGTATCACAATTTTACCCTTTTCCTGTCATACAGTGTGAcaaaaaataaacacacaagatGGCCAAAATTGCAGTGTGAGGGAGCCCAAAGAGCTCTTCACTCAATCGCCCCCCTTTCTTGCATAGTGTcaagataaaaaacaaaacaaaacatatcaaCAGATGCCAATCGCGCAGAATCTCATTCACATCCAGATGTAAGAAGGCTCACCTTCCTCTGCTCCTTTCTCAGCACATGTTTGTCACTTTCCTGCCACAGGGCGTCCTCTAGCTCCTGCTTTTTACGGGCGTCTGCCACTGCTTTGGCTTCTGCTTTTCGGGCTTTGGCCGTGGCGGCCTTGGAGTTTTCGCCTTGGAACTTCTTCGGCATTCCTAATGTTGTTCTTCAGCTGAAGGAGGGCAGTGAAGTATGGAAAACGGAAAAATTTAGGAGCGCCCTAAAATTCTGATCTTGGATCTCCTACTAAAGTTTGGGACATATTACCGAGAAGTTTATGTGTAGAAGTTTTCATGATTAATGAGTGGATTATCGTGGTCTATCATTTGGGAGCTAAATGAAATATCAGTAGATGCTAACTAGTAGACGACTATCGTGACTGCTTCATTATGCAATATTACACTAGCCGAGGTAAGTGATGCAACGCTTTTGGCAATGTGGATTGCGAAGCATGCCGATTTGAAAATAGAGTTGGCAGCAACTCCCGTTTCCACGTACTAATGTTAACTGTCTATGATAAGACTAACGCCTCTATTTGTCAAACAATTTATTTGTGTTAGCTAGCTATAGCTGGTTGACGTAGGTTAGCTAGCTCACTAGATGAACGTTGTAGGGTTAGCCCAGCAGCTTCTATTTTGAATGATCTGTAGTTTATTTAACTGAATACCGACTTCCGTACAAATATGGCTAAATATTGATATCGTTTCGTACCAGTTTAAAAGAGTTCTTACCGTGAGGAACGTTACTGTTGTTCTGAAGAGGTATCTGCCACCTCCTCCGGCCCACTGCGGCGCACCGTGATGACGTCAGGCTTCCCTGGACCAGGAACTTTGAAAAACATCAGATCTTCCaaacaaaagccccccccccccccatggaaacTGCCTCTTTTCTATTTAAACTAAATCGACCAAAATCAATTCGATtcggtgtttgtgtttttgttttgttgttttttttaagttatgCAAAGCGCATGTGTTTTACTGAAAAGTAAGCGACCAGTCATTCTTATGTCGTTGGTTGAGACTCACTACCACCCCGGTTTGAAAGATAATTTTATTGAAGTGAAGTTTGTGGGCAAGGCAACCTATGATAGACATTTTGGCATGCAGTTTTTTTCTTCTCCTACTTAAACAAAGAGATAATGACAACGATAATGAATGATACATTTCCAAGAAAAATGAAAATGGCAAAAGTTAtacttgtagtggttatggggctacataattccccttattgagctagtagcaacgttagtttacagctgctgtttcctcggttcgggtttacagtgacacacttccgctgcgcgggtttttgttgttgttgtaatggtggaaggaataaatggtgcacgttgtgtagccgaaagagaaagttgtcacgactcctgcttgagctcctctacatacTATTATATAAAACTGGGGATAGACGCCACTTCAGGTCCGGGCCTGTTTATTTTCCCAATTCTCCAAGTTGgtgttctgatctgttattcccacctatatgcttatttggGGGGGTGtaattaattataaatgattaggcacaccgttattacacaatgcctaacgtggcttgctttattccaccgtattgcaagactgcccgaacaatattcctcgcgcttctccccacatcaacaggtgacgtcacatacatacgggtgcccttacatgccaaaccggtacatgacatccctccttttctgggaaatgtacttcaggttattttcaattaaaaatatgaacccatataatgacagtatcaaaacattcctaaccaaaacacatactgTAGTAATTGCTAGtagtatttgatttgctaatgtcccttacggctttccgtagcgccacaacaaagtcacgtgatgtacgtaacaacgtcagtcggaatcctgtcggtgaataaacacccagcacgagagaagttgtc
Coding sequences:
- the ccdc124 gene encoding coiled-coil domain-containing protein 124, whose translation is MPKKFQGENSKAATAKARKAEAKAVADARKKQELEDALWQESDKHVLRKEQRKDDKEKKRLEALERKKENQRLLEEENARLKGRSTKEATSGGKVTRAQIEETLHVEQQQQPKPKEKSNLETPLEENVNRIIPDEGTVEARTIEDAITMLSMEPEELDRHPERRMKAAFAAFEEVNMPRLKKENPNMRLSQLKQLLKKEWTKSPENPLNQGFLNYNAK